From Aquila chrysaetos chrysaetos chromosome 3, bAquChr1.4, whole genome shotgun sequence, the proteins below share one genomic window:
- the CTCFL gene encoding transcriptional repressor CTCFL, whose product MAFVTSGELSRHRRYKHTLEKPFKCSVCKYSSVEASKMKRHIRSHTGERPYACDLCSYASKDAYKLKRHMITHSGEKPYECYVCQAKFTQSGTMKIHMLQKHGENVPKYQCPHCSTFIARKSDLGIHLRNLHSNMAVAIKCSYCEAVFHERYAFTQHKKTHRNEKTFKCDQCSYACKQERRLIVHKRTHSAEKPFACLCCSKSFQQKQLLTLHFRKNHDSNIKPRVYECPKCGKGYSLWNNMHKHAENCGLVRAKTATPRKRSKGKNKTHENPKRVKQEG is encoded by the exons ATGGCATTTGTGACCAGTGGTGAGCTTTCACGACACAGGCGTTACAAGCATACTTTAGAAAAACCTTTCAAGTGTTCAGTGTGTAAATATTCTAGTGTAGAA GCAAGCAAAATGAAACGACATATTCGCTCACATACAGGAGAGCGTCCTTATGCCTGTGACCTTTGCAGTTATGCTAGCAAGGATGCATATAAACTGAAAAGGCACATGATAACTCATTCAG gTGAAAAACCGTATGAATGTTATGTTTGCCAGGCCAAATTCACTCAAAGTGGTACCATGAAAATCCATATGTTACAGAAGCATGGAGAAAATGTGCCAAAATACCAGTGTCCACATTGTAGTACCTTTATTGCACGAAAAAGTGACTTGG GTATCCACTTGCGAAATCTGCATTCCAACATGGCAGTGGCAATTAAATGCAGTTACTGTGAAGCTGTTTTTCATGAGCGCTATGCTTTTACTCAGCACAAGAAGACtcatagaaatgaaaaaacattcaaatgtGATCAGTGCAGCTACGCATGTAAGCAG GAGCGACGCTTAATTGTACATAAACGAACCCATTCTGCTGAGAAGCCCTTCGCTTGCTTGTGCTGCAGCAAAAGCTTTCAACAGAAGCAGCTTCTCACTCTTCACTTTAGGAAGAACCATGACTCTAATATTAAGCCTAGAGTTTATGAATGCCCTAAATGTGGTAAGGGCTATTCACTCTGG AATAATATGCATAAGCATGCTGAAAATTGTGGATTGGTGAGGGCAAAAACTGCTACAcccagaaaaagaagcaagggcaaaaataaaacccatgaGAACCCAAAGCGTGTTAAGCAAGAAG GGTGA